The genomic DNA GACTGGCAATGAAAATTATGTCAGGATTTTGCAGGAATGGGGTACACCTTTGTTACAGCAACTAATCTGGGACAGTGGTATAGAGCAATTTAGGGAAGCAGTTATTCGTTATTTAAGGGAGGAAAAAAGACCGTTACTGTTTATCAATTTAGCTGACGACTTGCAGCCTCTCTGCATTGCGTTACAAAAGCACTGTTTAGAACAATACCAAGGAGTGACAAGCCAGCCCCAGGAAGCAGAAACAATGAAGTCCCAGGAGCTGGGTAAAATCGGTCAGCAGTTACAATCGATCGGTCTAGCCTATAGCAAACACTTACAAGAGGAGCTAAATAAAGCTGTTGCTAGCGAGTTAAATACCAGCTACGAAAAAGATTACCGTGCACTGCAAGCGGCTATGGTGGCGCGTTTAGATGAGTTATTAGCTAACTTTTCTGTAGCCGATGTCCATCGCCGTGCCCAAGCTAGTCATCCCCGCAATTCCACTGTGCCTGTCATGGGTATTTTAGTGGAGGCTTTCTATTACTTAGCTAATGAACTAGAGGTAGTTTTGGTAGAGTATTCCCGCCGGGTTGTTGCTAACTTTTTTGACCAGTTAATTGATGCTGTTCAGAAACAGGACTATTACAAAGAAATTTATCGCTTGCTGGGTAATGACGGGGGTATAGAAGCAGAGCTAAGGCAGTTGCAACAGAGGGTAGAAATTGCTATTGAAAATGAGGCAAAGACGGAATGCGATCGGTACGTAAGAGAGCGACCAGAGATATATACAGCTACTGTATGGCAACTACGATCGGTTTTACAGCAGTCCTGTCGCAGTTTTGACTTCGATAGTATGATTGAGGCTGAACCAGCTATTAAGCAACTTCTAAAGATGGATTTTGAGCAGAAAGTTGGGGACACGATTAAAAGAACCTATAGGCAAACAATCAATCAAACCCTCAATGATCACATCCTTAAGCATGCCCAAGAGTACCCCCACCAAATACTAAATTATTACGATCGGGCTAGGAGTTATTTAGAACAGACCCTGGATAAAGAAGTTCAAGAAAAACTAGAGGCTAATCGTAAGTTACAACAGGAAATACTAGCAAAGGTTGACACTTACAATGCAGCGGTGAGTGGGATAAATGCCTGCCTACAAGCCCTGCAACTCGATCGGAAACAGCTACCACTAATTTCTCTAGATGAGTTTGAGTCCACTGAAACTTCTACGGGAGGTGAGGAATGAATCTACAGCCTACAGATTTGGTGCGCTTCAAACTCTTGGATCAGTCTGTGAATATCAATCTGCCGAATTTTAACAAACAAGACTACAATAGGAGCATAAGCAGAATGCTAAGTGATGAAATTGATACTATCTTTGAGTTTAAGAAAATGTCTAAACGAATTATTGAATATTATTTGCCTGATGACTTCCGAGAGTATGTCATGGGTTTAGGTTTAGTGTGTGAAGTTTTGCGGATTGGAGATCCGGGGTGGCGGCAAGGGAAGATTAAAGCAAAAGTAGTAATTGAATTTGAACCTGATGAACCAGATTCTCCTCTAGAAGATATTCGCCAGTCTCTATGACCGGAGTTATTGGAGGAACTGTAAGATACATGTTAAAATAACGGAGACCCAGTCAGAGGTGTAGCATGGAAGGATTAGAACCACAAGCTCTGATTCGTTTAGTAAATCCAGAAGAATACGGTGAAGTCGGGAAAGAAAACTACTTGAATATGGTGAATCAAATTGATTATTACTGGCAAAGTTACATATTTGAAGGAAAATCCATAACTTGGAAGATTTGGAACACAATTAATTACAATAAGTATTTAATTATAAAGGAGCTAGGAATTTGCTGCGAAAAATTGATTCCAGGAGATCCACGGGGCTGGGTCAGAGGTAAGATTAAGATCAATATGTGGTTTGAACCTGATGAACCTGAATCTCCCCTAGATGAGTTGCGTGATTCCCTATGACCCCTAGAGTGCCTATTCCTGAGGCAGTGAGGCAATATGTTTTCCAAAGAGATAACTATCGCTGTTGCAGTTGTGGTGCAACTAAAGATTTAACTATCGACCACATCATTCCTCTAGCTAAAGGTGGCACTAATGACATAAGTAATTTACAAACTCTCTGTCTCAGCTGTAATGCTCGTAAAAACGATCGGTATGACCCACGGTTTCGGCGCTACTGGACAGAATATTAGTTATGCTTAACCGCCCTGTAGTAGCTATTGCCCTGGGCGCGATCAGTGGTTCCCTCTGTCGTTATTACCTGCTGAAAACGATCGGGCATGTGCCCTGGAATACCCTAATTGTTAACACCACTGGCTGCTTTTGTCTGGGACTACTAGTGCCTCTTACTATGGGGCGTTTGGATTTAAGATTGACCCTCATCCCTGGTTTTCTTGGCTCCTATACAACCTTTTCTAGCTATGAATTGGACAGTGTCAAATTGTTATTGGCACGGGATTTTTCCCAAGATTTACTCTACTGGGGAGGGAGCTTGATACTGGGCTACCTGAGCTTGCACCAGGGGTTCAATCTAGGCAACTATATCCGCAACAAACTGCAAAAACAAATTGATGACAACTAACGAATTTTTACCCCTTTGGGTGGTTATAGGAGCAATTCCTGGTGCCTTGAGTCGTTACTATCTCACTCTATTTGTAGCAGAAAAGGTAAATTTTGATTTTCCCCTAGGTACTCTTTTAATTAATATTTCTGGTGCATTCCTGATGGGCTTTCTTGCCCCTCTCCTGCCTTCTCTACCAACCAACCAGTGGTTAAACGAAATAACGATTGCGGGCTTTGTCGGCTCCTACACTACCTTTTCCACCTATATCCTTGACCTTTTTTACCTCAGCCAAACTGGCAAGTGGCGAAAAGTTTTCCTCTATGGACTAGGCACACCCTTGGGAGGACTGCTAAGTGTGGAGTTGGGCATCGCCCTAGCTCAACTTCTCTCATAAGTAAACCTGAACACACTCATAAGAAACATTGAGGGTACCTGATATTTACAACTTCATAGACTGCATTATATGCTTAGCTTAGCCTGAATAGATGGAAGTCTATAAGGATTGGGCGCAAATTCATAACTGAAGGGAGTTGAGTGTTATGTCGAGCACTTCGCGTAGGCGATTTATTGGCACTTTTGCTACCACAGCGATCGGGTCAATCTTGTTGAAGGGTTGTCCGGGGAATCCGCCTACCACCAATGCTCCTACTGCTACGCCTACAACAACAGCAGCAGGGGGAGGTCCAGTTGGTGAACCACCGGAGACTACTAAGATTAAGTTGGGGTACATTCCTATTTTGGAGGCAGCCCCTCTGATCATTGCCCAGGAAAAGGGTTTCTTTGCCAAGCATGGCATGACGGAAGTGGAAGTGGCTAAGCAAGCCAGTTGGGCAGCGGCGCGGGATAATGTCGTTCTCGGTTCTGCGGGGGGCGGGATCGATGGTGGTCAGTGGCAGATACCTATGCCCCATTTGATCACTGAGGGGATTATCACTAATGGCAACAAAGTACCGATGTATGTCCTGTTGCAGACCAGTACCCAAGGAAATGGAATTGCCGTAGCGGGTATCCACAAAGGGAAGGGGCTAAACCTAGATGTCAGTAAGGCGGCAGATTATATCAAAGGCTATGCTAAAACTAATGGTCGTAAATTTAAGGCAGCCCATACGTTTCCCAACGCTAACCAAGAGATATGGATTCGTTATTGGTTTGCTGCAGGTGGTGTTGACCCCGATAAAGATATTGAGTTATTGACGGTACCAGCGGCAGAAACAGTACAGGGAATGCGCAATGGCACGATGGATGCCTTTAGTACAGGTGACCCCTGGCCCTACCGCATAGTTTCAGATAAGATTGGCTTCATGGCAGCTCTAACGGAACAAATCTGGGAATTCCATCCAGAGGAATATTTAGCCATCCGTGCTGACTGGGTGGACAAGCATCCTAAGGCTACCAAAGCCATTCTCAAAGCCGTGATGGAAGCACAACAATGGTTGGATGACCCTAACAATCGCCCAGAAGCTGTCCAAATTCTCGCAGCTAGGAATTTCTTCAATGTCCCCGCGGATGTGCTCACGCCACCTTTGCAAGGTAAGTATGACATGGGAGATGATCAACCAAAGATCGATGATTTCAAAGCGGGCCCACTTTTCTGGAAGGATGGGTTAGGTAGTGTTTCTTATCCCTACAAGAGCCATGAGTTATGGTTTTTGACAGAGACAATTAGATGGAATTTCCATGGTGGCAAGATCAAAGATTTTGCCATGGCGAAAGCCCTAATCGATCGGGTCAATCGCGCCGACTTGTGGGTAGAGGCAGCTAAGGAACTGGGAGTGACCGACATACCCACGAGTGATTCCAGGGGTGTAGAAAAACTCTTTGACGGTAAAGTTTTTGATCCCGCTGACCCTGAAGCCTACCTAAAAAGTCTAGCGATCAAAAGGGTATAGCCATGGGGCGGAGTAGAACCCAGGCGGAATTCTTCTACCTCGATCGCAAAAGTCGCAGGTTACGCCGATTGCCGTCTACAGATTTACCTATTTGTTCTTTCTTTCTGCCTTTAGTAGTTTTGTTGTGGAACTATTACGCTCAGCAGAATTTAGTCCCCCTAGCCCCTTGGCAAAGTTTGGAGTCGTTTTCTTTTTTGTATTAGTTTTATAGGAGTAAGTTATGGCAACAACACAGTATCGCGGTTCCGCCAATAATGGCAATTTTCTTGCTACTTTCTGGCGCAAAAACGCTGGTAATATTGTCCCCCCCATGGTTGGCATTCTTGGCTTTCTCATAGTTTGGCAGTTATTTTCTTCTTCTGGCTTAACCAGACTGCCTGGTCCCATCAATATCTGGCTAGATGAACGGGCTAGGACTCTGATTCTGTATCCTTTCTATGACCGCGGTGGCTTGGACAAGGGCTTAGCTTTACAAACACTGGCCAGTCTGACTAGAGTAGCGAAGGGGTATTCTCTGGCAGCGATCGTGGGCATCAGCATGGGAATTCTGGTTGGTCTGCAACCGTTAGTCAGCAAAGCCCTTGATCCTATCTTCCAGTTTTTACGCATGATTGCTCCGTTGGCGTGGGTACCGATCGCCCTTGTAGCTTTGCAAAATAACCAACCGGCAGCAATTTTTGTTATCTTTATCACAGCAGTGTGGCCTATCCTAATCAATACCGCAGAGGGAGTGAGACAAATTCCCCAGGATTACATCAATGTTAAACGGGTGTTGAGACTGTCTAATTACAAGTTTTTCACCAAGATTCTCTTCCCTGCCGCTCTGCCCTATATCTTTACAGGACTGAGAATAGCGATCGGGTTAGCTTGGCTCGCGATTATTGCTGCTGAAATTGTGATGTCGGGGATTGTGGGCATTGGTTTCTTCATTTGGGATGCCTATCAGCAAAACTATGTCAGTGAGATCATTGTGGCAGTGATTTACATCGGGGCTGTGGGGTTAATCCTCGATCGGTTGGTGTCCTTCTTACAAAAATTGATTGTTCCAGAAAAATAGGAGATAAAAGATGGTGCAAACCTTGGTAAAAGCAGAAGGGATTGTTAAACGTTTTCCCCTCAGTGGTGGCAATGAGTATCTCGCCCTTAAAGGGATTGATTTGGAGATTAGGAGAGGTGAATTTATTTCCCTCATTGGGCACTCGGGCTGTGGTAAGTCCACTTTGCTGAACATGATAGCGGGTCTCGATCGTCCGTCCGAGGGTGTGGTTTTGCTGGAAGGTCAGACAGTGCGCAGTCCTGGACCGGACAAGATGGTGGTCTTCCAAAATTACTCCCTCTTGCCCTGGTTAACAGTGTGGGAAAACGTTGCTCTGGCAGTAGATGAAGTCCATGCGGGGTTGAGCAAGAAAGAAAAGGAAGAGATTATTCGCCATCACATTCAGTTAGTGGGTCTGGAGCATGCGGCAGATAAAATCCCTGCCCATCTATCAGGGGGAATGAAACAAAGAGTAGCGATCGCGCGGGCATTGGCAGTCCGACCGAAGTTGCTGTTACTCGATGAACCTTTTGGCGCTCTGGATGCCTTGACGAGGGGGAATTTGCAAGAACAACTCCTACGCATCTGTGAAGAGAACCAAATTACAGCCGTGATGGTCACCCACGACGTGGATGAAGCGGTGCTCCTCTCCGATCGGATTGTCATGCTCACCAATGGACCTGGGTCTAAAATTGGGCAGATTTTGGAAGTGGATATTCCCCGTCCCCGCAAGCGCTTGGAGGTAGTCAATCACCCCAGTTACTATGCCCTGCGCAGTGAAATGTTCTACTTCCTAAATCAACAAAAACGGGTGAAAAAACTCAATGCCCGCAGAGTAGCAGTATTATCGCGTCACGGACTGGAAAAGGTTAACCTGGAAATTGGCTTTGTGCCTCTTACTGCCTGTGCCCCTCTAGCCGTGGCGAAAGAAAAAGGCTTTTTTGCTAAACATGGCTTGGATGAGGTCAATCTAGTGCGAGAGACCAGTTGGCGGGGGATTGTCGATGGCATGGTGGAAGGCTACCTAGATGCGGCTCAGATGCCCTCTGGGATGCCAGCTTGGTTAACTTTGGGGGGAGCAGGGAAATTGACCCAAGTGGTTACAGCTCTGACTATGACGCGCAATGGCAATGCTATCACCCTGGGTAAATCCTTCTACGACCAAGGCATTTATTCCTTGCAGGAATTCCACACTTATCTGCAGGAGAACCCGCAAGTTCATCGCATGGGAGTTGTTCATCCTTCTTCCATGCACAATCTCTTACTTAGGTATTGGTTAGCTAGCGGCGGCATCGACCCCGATCGGGATGTGGTGTTGAAAAATATCCCCCCTGCTCAGATGATTGTGGATTTGAAAGCTGGCAGTATTGATGGCTTTTGTGTGGGCGAACCCTGGAATTTCCGTGCCACCATGGAAGGGATTGGCTTTGTTGTTGCCACTGACCTGGAGATTTGGAATGGTCACCCTGGCAAGGTTTTGGGAGTACGGGAGGAATGGGCAAAAGCTTATCCCAACACCCATATCGCCCTAGTGAAGGCACTCTTGGAAGCAGGCAAATATTGCGCTGACCCCAACAATGCCACCGAAATTGAACAAATCCTAGCCCGCCGCGAATATGTGGGTATGCCCAGCCAATACATTCACCTGAGTAATCCCAATCAAGCAGCTTGTAGTTTGGACAAACCCCTACGGCAATACGCCCACCATCAGTTTTTTGGCACTAGTGTCAATCGTCCTAGTCGTACAGAACAACTCTGGCACATAGCCCAGATGGCAAGGTGGGGAATTGTTCCCTTTCCCAGAAATTGGGTGGAAGTGATGGAGAAAATTTGCCGTGTGGATGTTTTTAGTACGGCTGCCAGGGAACTGGGGCTAGCAGACATTTCCTACAGTCGCGGTCCCATTCAACTATTCGATGGTTCTACTTTTACTACTGATGACCCCTTGAGTTATCTCAACAGCCTAGCAATCAAGCGTGATTTCACCATTGCTGAAATTCCCTTAACTGTGTAGTTATTCATGGCAGGAAGAAAAATGATGCAAACTGTAACTATGGATGTTGCTGCCCCCCCAGGCCTCGACCCCCAACAGTCTTTCGTCACCTTTACCGATGTCAGTAAAGTCTATCCCACCCCCAAAGGGGATTACGTGGTGTTGAAAGATATAAACCTATCCATCGCCCAGGGAGAATTCATCTGTGTCATTGGTCACTCTGGTTGTGGCAAATCAACTTTGTTGGGGATGGTCTCAGGCTTTGTGCAACCCACCACAGGGGAAGTGCGTGTAGAAGGAAAACGGGTGACCAAACCAGGTCCCGATCGGATGGTTGTGTTTCAAAACTATGCCCTGCTGCCCTGGTTGACAGTCTATGAAAATGTCTTTTTAGCCGTAGATGAAGTCTATAAAAACCGATCGTTAGTAGAAAAAGAAGAGATCGTTCGCCATCACCTAGCCATGGTGGGTCTGCTGGAGGCAATGGAGAAAAAGCCTAGCCAGATTTCTGGTGGTATGAAACAAAGGGTAGCAATTGCCCGTGCTCTCGCTATCCGTCCCCAGGTGCTGATTTTAGATGAACCCTTTGGTGCTCTTGATGCCATCACTAAAGAAGAGTTACAAGAGGAACTCCTGCAAATCTGGCAAGAACAGGACTGTACAGTGTTGATGATTACTCACGACATTGATGAAGCTCTGTTTCTCGCCGATCGCCTAGTAATGATGACCAACGGACCCGCTGCCACCATTGGGGAGATTGTCACTATTCCCTTTGCCCGTCCTCGCGATCGTACCCAAATTATGGAAGACCCCACCTACTACAGTTTGAGAAACTACATTTTGGACTTCCTATACAATCGCTTTGCCCATGCTGAATAGCCAGGTATAATAACAGACCTGACCAGCATCTTAAAGGGGGAAATGACCAGCAACTGGCAAGGACAGACCGCTGTTGTGGCCACCATGCACCACAAGGAAAAGGTAATTGCTCCGCTGCTAGCTGAAATCGGGATTCAATGCTGTACGATCGCCAATTTTGACACCGATCGGTTTGGCACCTTTACCCGCGACATCCCCCGCCCCCACAACCAGCTGGAAACCGCTAAATTAAAAGCCAGATCGGTTTTAGACCTCTGTGACCATCCCCTAGCGATTGCCAGTGAGGGCAGCTTTTTCCCCCACCCTGCTATTCCCCTGCTTGCCTGTAATCGGGAGGTAGTGGTACTCTACGATCGACGACAGGACATCTATATTTGGGCGGAAGAAGTTTCTACTAACACAAATTTTAATCACTGCCAGGCAAAAACTTGGCGAGAGGTGGAGGAATTTGCCGAAAAGGTAGGCTTTCCTGAGCATGGACTAGTGGTCATTGCCGATCGGATCACCAAAGGCATCACTGATTGGGAGGTATTGAAAAGAGTTGTTACTGAAGTTTGGCAGCAGCAGACAAAAGTACATATAGAAACTGATATGCGGGCGATGTTTAACCCTACGCGGATGCAGAATATTGCCCAAGCCACCGAAAAGCTAGTCCGCAAATTACAATCTCACTGCCCCGCCTGTAACTGCCCTGGTTTTGACGTTGTCGAACACCGTCCTGGTCTACCCTGTGCCTGGTGTGGCACACCTACCCAGCAAACTGCTGCCATTGTGTATGGCTGTCTTTCCTGTTCCTATACCAAGGAAGAAAGAGTCACCCCAGCTCAGGCTGACCCCCAATTTTGTCCGTTTTGTAATCCCTAGAGCAGGTCTACATTCCAGGTTGCCCTGTGCCCCCGTCTGGCATTATCTCCTACCAAACCAATGTTAGGAATGACCTGGTGTTTACGCCGTTCTTCTAGGAGAGCTAGCTCCCGCTCATTCACCCAGGCAATACAGTCTACAGGGCAAGTATCGATCGCTTCTTGAATCAAAGCCACGTTATCTCCCGTCTGGTTGATCACCCTTGCCCTGCCGTAGTCTTCTTCCAGAAAGAAGGTATTGCGCGCAACGTAGGCACAGTGACCACAGCCAATACAGGTGGACTCATCGACATAGACGTATTTTTGCCGCAGAGCACCACCCAGTTCTGGTTCAAAGCCCGTTCTATCCATGCCAGCGTTGCAGGACTACCCGCACTGCCCCCGTTTCCAGGTTCTGTTGTTCCGTCAGAGTAAACCCTTGCTTGAGGGCTTCGCTTTTCACAGTTTGCAGAGCGTAGCGCTGGGTAACTTTTTGCAGGAAACTTTCCACTGTCCAAGGCTGTTGCCAATACTGCAGGTCAGCAACCAAGGCATATTCCTTGCCGTTCCAGCGAAAGCCAATATCATAACCGTTTGCCTGGGGAATGACGACTTCCGCCCGATCGGTCGTACCTTGATAGCCGCGCACTGTCTCCCCTTGCTTCCATTGGATGCCTAGGTCAGTGAGGGCTTGCTGTAGCGGTTCTAAGTGACGAATCTGCGTCTTAATGTGTGTGAAGTGGGACATAGGCAATTTCCTGTCTTGCTACCATTGACTAACTGTTTGCACTTCTGTTAAGGTGACTTGCTGGGCAAAATGCTCAGACGTTAACTCTCTGGCGATAACAGACCCTAGCTTCTCCTCGATGGCAGCGGTGACCGCCTCGCAGGTAGAGCCAACAATGCCTGTTACCCTCTCTTCCACCCTGCCGTCAGGATGAATAATGAATTCCAGAGTCTCCATGTTCTAGTAAGTGCTCAATTACTTAGTAGTTTCTCTTAATAATCCCTGTGCCGTCAAGAAATTTACAAATCTTAGTAATTTGCCCTAAGCATTGATACAGCTCTATTTTTGCCTGTGGGATAACTCTAGGTTAGTCTAAGGGAAGAGCGATAGAATGGGTGGTGAGGTTGTCTGGTTGCCATGAAAATTACCATTTACGATACAACTTTGCGGGATGGGGCGCAGACGGAGGGGTTAGCTCTGTCGGTGGAAGACAAGTTAAAAATTGCTCGTCTCCTCGATCGCTTAGGGGTTGATTTTATTGAGGGGGGGTGGCCTGGGGCTAATCCCAAGGATGAGGAGTTTTTCCAGCGTTTGCGGGGGGAGGGGTTACGCCACAGTCGGCTGGTCGCTTTTTGTGCTACCCGTAGGGCCGGTGGCCAAGCTAGCAGTGACCCCATGTTTGTCCCTATTTTGGCAGCTCAGACGGAGTGGATAACGATTTTTGGCAAGTCTTGGGATTTACATGTGACGGAGGGGTTGCGCACCACCCTGGAAGAAAATTTAGCAATGATTGGGGACACGATCGGTTTTTTGCGCAGTCAGGGACGCAGGGTGATTTACGATGCGGAACATTGGTTTGATGGCTACAAACGCAATCCCGACTATGCCCTGGCAACTTTGAAAACGGCGGCGGTGAGTGGAGCGGAATGGCTGGTACTCTGTGATACCAATGGCGGGACGTTGCCCCAGGAGGTGACCACGATCGTTTCCCAAGTGCAGCAATTCCTCGACTCCCTAGAGATTGGCACTCCCCTTGGTATTCACACCCACAATGATTGTGATGTGGCGGTGGCAAATACGATCGGGGCGGTTATGGCGGGCTGTCGGATGGTGCAGGGGACAATCAACGGCTATGGGGAGCGCTGTGGCAATGCCAATTTGTGTTCGGTAATGCCCATCTTGCAGTTGAAGTTGGGGTATGAATGCATCACGCCTGAGCAGATGATGGGGTTGACTAGCACGGCAAGGGAGATCAGCGAAATTGCCAATTTAGCTCCCAATGAACATGCACCCTTTGTAGGTCTATCAGCCTTTGCCCATAAGGGAGGAGTCCATGTCAGTGCTGTGGAGCGCAATCCCCTCACCTATGAACACATTCCACCAGCAGCGGTGGGGAATCATCGCCGTATTGTCATTTCGGAGCAGGCGGGGTTGAGTAATGTGTTGGCGAAGGCGCGCGCCTTTGGTCTTGACCTCGATCGGGGGGATGAGGCCTGTCGGGTGATCCTGCGCAAGATGAAGGAGCTAGAACAGATGGGCTACCAATTTGAGGCAGCGGAGGCCAGTTTTGAGTTGTTGATGCGCTCAGCCCTCGATCGTCGGCCCCACTTCTTCTACCTAGAGGACTTCCATGTCCATTGTCACGGGGAACATAACGGTCAGTTGACAGCCCTGGCTACAGTGAAAGTAGTGGTCAAGGGGGAAGAGCACCTCACAGCGGCGGAAGGGAATGGTCCTGTCTCTGCCCTCGATACTGCCCTGCGGAAGGCTTTAGTGGCGTTTTACCCCCAAATCGATCGGTTTCACCTCACGGACTACAAGGTGCGTATCCTCAACAGCAATGACGGAACAAGGGCAAAAACACGGGTGTTGATTGAATCCAGTAATGGCAACGATCGGTGGACGACGGTGGGAGTCTCCTGCAACATCATTGCTGCTTCCAGCATTGCCCTGGTGGAATCCCTGGAGTACGGCTTGTTAAAATTCTCAGATGCCCAGCCGCTGGTAAATGGTGTCTAGGTGCTTGAGGTGAGCGGTGGGGTCAAAGCAGTGGTCCAGTTCTGCGGGGGTGAGGTATTGCTGCACGATCGGGTCAGCACTGATGAGGGCACGGAAATTGCCTGCAGGATTGTTCCAGGCTTGGTGGGCATACTTCTGCACCAGGCGATAGCTGTCCTCTCGGCTCATCCCCTTTTGCACCAGTGCTAGTAACACCTGTTGACTGAAGACCACTCCCCCATAGCAAAACAAATTGCGCTCCATGTTGGCGGGATAGACCTGCAGATTCTGGATGAGGTCAATGATTTCCGTGAGCATGAAGTGAATGAGGATGCAGCAATCGGGCAACATGACCCGTTCGGGGGCAGAGTGAGATATATCCCGTTCATGCCACAGCGCCACATTTTCCACTGCTGTGAGGGCATAGCCCCTGAGCATCCGCGCCATGCCTGTCAGCCGCTCCGATCGGACGGGATTCCGTTTGTGGGGCATCGCCGACGAACCCTTTTGACCAGGAGCAAAATATTCCTCTACTTCCAGTACATCAGTACGTTGCAGATGGCGAATTTCCGTGGCAAAGCGTTCGATAGTGGCACCCAACAAAGCCATCACCTGCACAAATTCCGCATGCCGATCGCGGGAGATCACCTGGGTAGAGGCACAATCAGGAGTCAACCCCAACTTGCGACAGGCGATCGCTTCCACCTGGGGGTCCACATTGGCGTAGGTCCCCACTGCACCGGAAATTTTCCCCACGGCAATCATCTTGCTCAGATTGACCAAGCGTTCCCGTTGCCGCATTACCTCTGCTAGCCAGCCTGCCAATTTGAATCCAAACGTGATCGGTTCTGCCTGTACCCCGTGGGTCCTGCCCGCCATGATGGTGTAGCGATGTTGTTGGGCTTGGTAGCGGATAGTTTGAATTAACTTTTCCACCAACTCCAGAATCAACTGCAAGCTGCGGGTGAGTTGCAAAGATAAAGCCGTATCCAGGACATCAGAGCTTGTCAACCCCAGGTGAATATATCTGCCTGCGTCCCCCACATAC from Pseudanabaenaceae cyanobacterium SKYG29 includes the following:
- a CDS encoding nitrate ABC transporter ATP-binding protein (This model describes the ATP binding subunits of ATP-binding cassette (ABC) transporters for nitrate transport, or for bicarbonate transport, in bacteria and archaea.), which produces MVQTLVKAEGIVKRFPLSGGNEYLALKGIDLEIRRGEFISLIGHSGCGKSTLLNMIAGLDRPSEGVVLLEGQTVRSPGPDKMVVFQNYSLLPWLTVWENVALAVDEVHAGLSKKEKEEIIRHHIQLVGLEHAADKIPAHLSGGMKQRVAIARALAVRPKLLLLDEPFGALDALTRGNLQEQLLRICEENQITAVMVTHDVDEAVLLSDRIVMLTNGPGSKIGQILEVDIPRPRKRLEVVNHPSYYALRSEMFYFLNQQKRVKKLNARRVAVLSRHGLEKVNLEIGFVPLTACAPLAVAKEKGFFAKHGLDEVNLVRETSWRGIVDGMVEGYLDAAQMPSGMPAWLTLGGAGKLTQVVTALTMTRNGNAITLGKSFYDQGIYSLQEFHTYLQENPQVHRMGVVHPSSMHNLLLRYWLASGGIDPDRDVVLKNIPPAQMIVDLKAGSIDGFCVGEPWNFRATMEGIGFVVATDLEIWNGHPGKVLGVREEWAKAYPNTHIALVKALLEAGKYCADPNNATEIEQILARREYVGMPSQYIHLSNPNQAACSLDKPLRQYAHHQFFGTSVNRPSRTEQLWHIAQMARWGIVPFPRNWVEVMEKICRVDVFSTAARELGLADISYSRGPIQLFDGSTFTTDDPLSYLNSLAIKRDFTIAEIPLTV
- the ntrB gene encoding nitrate ABC transporter permease, which gives rise to MATTQYRGSANNGNFLATFWRKNAGNIVPPMVGILGFLIVWQLFSSSGLTRLPGPINIWLDERARTLILYPFYDRGGLDKGLALQTLASLTRVAKGYSLAAIVGISMGILVGLQPLVSKALDPIFQFLRMIAPLAWVPIALVALQNNQPAAIFVIFITAVWPILINTAEGVRQIPQDYINVKRVLRLSNYKFFTKILFPAALPYIFTGLRIAIGLAWLAIIAAEIVMSGIVGIGFFIWDAYQQNYVSEIIVAVIYIGAVGLILDRLVSFLQKLIVPEK
- a CDS encoding HNH endonuclease; the protein is MTPRVPIPEAVRQYVFQRDNYRCCSCGATKDLTIDHIIPLAKGGTNDISNLQTLCLSCNARKNDRYDPRFRRYWTEY
- a CDS encoding CrcB family protein; this translates as MLNRPVVAIALGAISGSLCRYYLLKTIGHVPWNTLIVNTTGCFCLGLLVPLTMGRLDLRLTLIPGFLGSYTTFSSYELDSVKLLLARDFSQDLLYWGGSLILGYLSLHQGFNLGNYIRNKLQKQIDDN
- a CDS encoding dynamin family protein; the encoded protein is MVQLLIPACAKLADNTQKILDLLKQEPTLRHTDTTMVQASLRKITSTSFEVVFAGAFSAGKSMLINALLGRELLYSAEGHATGTECRIAYAESPDRERVVLTFLSEKEIKNLVEALCQELGIPGGVNLHSDDSLERLQLEAKEIIRQAGGENQSEKAKRANALQLLIKGYLANRERIQPESNSIFAMDKLNFSSLQEAANYARRGVNSSVLKKIEYYCHDPMLEDGNVIIDTPGIDAPVKEDTQITFRKIEDPDVSAVVCVLKSASAGELTAPETELLEKTKANPNIRDRVFYVFNRVDETWYNTQLRQRLERLINSDFRNLPRVYTTSGLLGFYGKLVQNTSYHDRFGLDSVFAESVKGEGGKEETPQFVYAFLNYCANSGKLPSSFRVDVRSYETGNENYVRILQEWGTPLLQQLIWDSGIEQFREAVIRYLREEKRPLLFINLADDLQPLCIALQKHCLEQYQGVTSQPQEAETMKSQELGKIGQQLQSIGLAYSKHLQEELNKAVASELNTSYEKDYRALQAAMVARLDELLANFSVADVHRRAQASHPRNSTVPVMGILVEAFYYLANELEVVLVEYSRRVVANFFDQLIDAVQKQDYYKEIYRLLGNDGGIEAELRQLQQRVEIAIENEAKTECDRYVRERPEIYTATVWQLRSVLQQSCRSFDFDSMIEAEPAIKQLLKMDFEQKVGDTIKRTYRQTINQTLNDHILKHAQEYPHQILNYYDRARSYLEQTLDKEVQEKLEANRKLQQEILAKVDTYNAAVSGINACLQALQLDRKQLPLISLDEFESTETSTGGEE
- a CDS encoding ABC transporter substrate-binding protein translates to MSSTSRRRFIGTFATTAIGSILLKGCPGNPPTTNAPTATPTTTAAGGGPVGEPPETTKIKLGYIPILEAAPLIIAQEKGFFAKHGMTEVEVAKQASWAAARDNVVLGSAGGGIDGGQWQIPMPHLITEGIITNGNKVPMYVLLQTSTQGNGIAVAGIHKGKGLNLDVSKAADYIKGYAKTNGRKFKAAHTFPNANQEIWIRYWFAAGGVDPDKDIELLTVPAAETVQGMRNGTMDAFSTGDPWPYRIVSDKIGFMAALTEQIWEFHPEEYLAIRADWVDKHPKATKAILKAVMEAQQWLDDPNNRPEAVQILAARNFFNVPADVLTPPLQGKYDMGDDQPKIDDFKAGPLFWKDGLGSVSYPYKSHELWFLTETIRWNFHGGKIKDFAMAKALIDRVNRADLWVEAAKELGVTDIPTSDSRGVEKLFDGKVFDPADPEAYLKSLAIKRV
- the crcB gene encoding fluoride efflux transporter CrcB, which translates into the protein MTTNEFLPLWVVIGAIPGALSRYYLTLFVAEKVNFDFPLGTLLINISGAFLMGFLAPLLPSLPTNQWLNEITIAGFVGSYTTFSTYILDLFYLSQTGKWRKVFLYGLGTPLGGLLSVELGIALAQLLS